Proteins from a single region of Drosophila biarmipes strain raj3 chromosome 3R, RU_DBia_V1.1, whole genome shotgun sequence:
- the LOC108025396 gene encoding uncharacterized protein LOC108025396 — protein MGLMRTVGLGVGAGSDAPLPEESVSTLNHLPTYRQVPGAGTGAGSAPAKRVPVLFSTNRGLYLRLAQPMGEQMEVLTLQPRGQNYNISFCDLERWSTNRANVVSLEDTFTIMQQRNKSPESLNYQPRLWKNNVSYSLMH, from the exons ATGGGGCTGATGCGGACTGTGGGACTCGGGGTTGGTGCCGGAAGCGATGCCCCTTTGCCGGAGGAGTCGGTGTCCACGCTGAACCATTTGCCGACCTACAGGCAGGTTCCCGGCGCCGGAACGGGCGCAGGCTCGGCGCCAGCCAAGCGGGTGCCCGTCCTCTTCTCCACCAATCGAGGACTCTATCTGCGCCTCGCGCAGCCAATGGGCGAGCAGATGGAGGTGCTGACCCTGCAGCCACGCGGACAGAACTACAACATCAGCTTCTGCGATCTGGAGCGATGG AGCACCAATCGGGCCAATGTCGTTAGCCTGGAGGACACCTTCACCATCATGCAGCAGCGCAATAAGTCGCCGGAATCCCTGAACTATCAGCCACGCCTGTGGAAGAACAACGTCAGCTACAGTCTGATGCACTGA
- the LOC108024743 gene encoding single-stranded DNA-binding protein 2 translates to MYGKSKTSAVPSDAQAREKLALYVYEYLLHVGAQKAAQTFLSEIRWEKNITLGEPPGFLHTWWCVFWDLYCAAPERRDQCDHSSEAKAFHDYGFVSSGYGVNGIGPGGPHNAGGPAPSPLGQMPPGGDGGPMGPGGPMGPNFFPNSTMRPSPPTHASSPQPPPSQMMPGQPPFMGGPRYPGGPRPGVRMQGMGNEFNGPPGQPMMPNSMDPTRPGGGMGPMNPRMNPPRGPGGMGPMGYGGPGGMRGPAPGPGGMPPMGMGGAGGRPPQWQPNASAPLNAYSSSSPGNYGPGPGSNGPPGPGTPIMPSPQDNTQGGPVGGPGDSMYALMKPEFPMGGGPDGGGGGGGPGGMGPMGGGPNSMGPVLNGGGGPDGSGLDGMKNSPANGGPGTPREDSGSGMGDYNLGGFGGPGENDQTESAAILKIKESMHEEAKRFEKDTDHPDYFMP, encoded by the coding sequence ATGTACGGCAAATCAAAGACATCGGCGGTTCCATCGGACGCCCAGGCCCGCGAAAAGTTGGCCCTGTACGTGTACGAATATCTGCTGCACGTTGGCGCCCAGAAGGCGGCACAGACATTCCTCTCGGAGATCCGATGGGAGAAGAACATAACGCTCGGCGAGCCACCGGGATTCCTGCACACCTGGTGGTGCGTCTTCTGGGACCTCTACTGTGCGGCACCCGAGCGCCGGGATCAGTGCGATCACAGCTCGGAGGCCAAGGCCTTCCACGACTATGGCTTCGTCAGCTCCGGCTACGGAGTGAACGGAATTGGACCGGGTGGCCCGCACAATGCCGGCGGACCGGCGCCCAGCCCACTGGGACAGATGCCGCCCGGCGGCGATGGAGGTCCAATGGGACCCGGCGGACCAATGGGACCGAACTTCTTCCCAAACTCGACGATGCGGCCGTCGCCACCGACGCACGCCTCCAGTCCACAGCCGCCGCCGTCGCAGATGATGCCCGGCCAGCCGCCGTTCATGGGCGGACCCCGATATCCGGGCGGACCGCGGCCCGGCGTGCGTATGCAGGGCATGGGCAATGAGTTCAATGGCCCTCCTGGTCAGCCCATGATGCCCAACAGCATGGATCCCACCCGGCCAGGCGGCGGGATGGGGCCGATGAATCCGCGCATGAACCCGCCACGCGGTCCCGGCGGCATGGGCCCGATGGGCTATGGCGGTCCGGGCGGAATGCGAGGCCCTGCACCCGGACCCGGCGGAATGCCGCCCATGGGCATGGGCGGTGCGGGCGGTAGACCGCCCCAATGGCAGCCAAATGCTTCGGCGCCACTGAACGCGTACTCGTCATCATCGCCAGGAAACTATGGACCCGGGCCGGGTTCGAATGGACCGCCGGGACCGGGAACGCCCATCATGCCGTCGCCGCAGGATAACACGCAAGGCGGACCAGTCGGAGGACCGGGTGACAGCATGTACGCCCTGATGAAGCCCGAATTCCCGATGGGTGGCGGGCCGGATggcggcggtggaggaggCGGGCCCGGCGGCATGGGTCCGATGGGCGGCGGGCCGAATTCAATGGGCCCTGTACTTAATGGCGGCGGCGGACCCGACGGCTCCGGCCTGGACGGCATGAAGAACTCGCCGGCTAACGGAGGACCAGGAACGCCGCGCGAGGACTCCGGCAGCGGCATGGGCGACTACAATCTGGGCGGATTCGGCGGACCCGGCGAGAACGATCAAACGGAATCGGCGGCCATTCTGAAGATAAAGGAGAGCATGCACGAGGAGGCCAAGCGGTTCGAGAAAGATACAGATCATCCGGACTACTTCATGCCATAA